In one Pseudomonas sp. Bout1 genomic region, the following are encoded:
- a CDS encoding AlpA family phage regulatory protein: protein MSSQSLPIVEAPQLQVERHIMRRDEVERKTGFKRAHIYNLMKEGKFPQAKRIGLRAVGWDSLEIERWVSERLAQQG from the coding sequence ATGTCCAGCCAATCCTTACCCATCGTTGAAGCACCTCAACTGCAGGTAGAACGTCACATCATGCGGCGTGACGAGGTGGAGCGTAAAACCGGCTTCAAGCGTGCGCACATTTACAACCTGATGAAGGAAGGGAAATTTCCTCAGGCTAAACGCATTGGATTGCGCGCTGTGGGCTGGGACTCGCTGGAAATCGAGCGGTGGGTCAGCGAGCGCTTGGCGCAGCAGGGCTGA
- a CDS encoding single-stranded DNA-binding protein, which translates to MSTFFLGEGNIGSAPEFQEFPSGNDEPRRLLRLNVYFDNPVPREGSYEDRGGYWAPVELWHREAEHWSTLYQKGMRVLVEGRTVRDEWEDSEDNARVTFKIEARRVGILPHRVHSVVMRERSSESTASATHVGQNTERASSPVSKPKKRRGPPPPE; encoded by the coding sequence ATGAGTACTTTTTTCCTCGGCGAAGGCAACATCGGCAGTGCGCCAGAGTTCCAGGAATTTCCATCAGGCAATGACGAGCCACGGCGTTTGCTACGGCTGAATGTGTACTTCGACAACCCCGTGCCACGCGAGGGCAGCTATGAAGATCGAGGAGGCTATTGGGCGCCGGTTGAGCTCTGGCATCGCGAGGCTGAACATTGGAGCACGCTGTACCAGAAAGGCATGCGTGTGCTGGTCGAAGGCCGCACCGTACGCGATGAGTGGGAGGACAGCGAAGACAATGCGCGGGTGACCTTCAAGATCGAGGCCCGTCGAGTCGGCATCCTGCCTCACCGGGTGCACAGTGTGGTCATGCGGGAACGCTCCAGTGAATCGACGGCATCTGCCACACACGTCGGGCAAAATACAGAGCGGGCCAGCTCACCTGTGTCGAAGCCAAAAAAGCGCAGAGGGCCGCCACCTCCGGAATGA
- a CDS encoding STY4528 family pathogenicity island replication protein: MNTAPSSRWQRVLQQCTQQLSARWPARPTTEQPSNQVLQAGFLFSGQSHEVVPRRLLLDHRLTPLERNAWQVFRLMLQGQGVVTPRYEDLQPYLSSVPYGAQASRETIARVLTMLRLTRWLSLVSRGREKVSGRLQGSLYVLHDEPLTPPEAMELDQDYLELVGHCLSHNTKAVRIVAQHVLEEIRQDTRIDLGQLPTRLESWEDHWIQQGLDQATDSAVHDSELGEDHLVRNRADPRSDSEPGLNTSVSGVVRNPNAACTVLKESTCTVPRATPAVDNLLWPTQLHLSPSEHQALTVALNKLKPADRQAVLNEAGARCTAGSVRKPAAYLMGLIQRALKGDFRPWAGQTEPSPVAEPPPTAPSRPSRKQGEPTSALAQACLNELRQLCGKRPGHQ, encoded by the coding sequence ATGAACACTGCCCCGTCCAGTCGCTGGCAACGTGTCCTGCAGCAATGCACCCAGCAGCTGAGTGCACGCTGGCCCGCACGCCCCACCACTGAACAACCCTCCAACCAGGTTCTACAGGCTGGCTTTTTGTTCAGTGGCCAATCTCACGAAGTCGTGCCACGTCGGCTGCTGTTGGATCATCGGCTGACGCCATTGGAACGTAATGCCTGGCAGGTGTTCCGACTCATGCTGCAAGGCCAGGGCGTGGTCACACCGCGCTATGAGGATTTGCAGCCTTACCTCTCGAGCGTGCCGTATGGCGCGCAAGCCTCCCGTGAAACCATCGCTCGCGTCTTAACGATGCTCAGACTGACGCGCTGGCTCAGCTTGGTAAGTCGCGGTCGCGAAAAAGTCAGCGGGCGCCTGCAAGGTTCTCTGTACGTCCTGCACGATGAGCCGTTAACCCCCCCCGAAGCCATGGAACTGGATCAAGATTACCTGGAGTTGGTCGGACATTGCCTCAGTCATAACACCAAGGCGGTGCGCATTGTCGCTCAGCATGTTCTGGAAGAAATTCGCCAGGACACCCGTATCGATTTAGGTCAGCTACCCACACGGCTCGAGAGCTGGGAAGATCACTGGATACAGCAAGGATTGGATCAGGCAACCGACTCCGCGGTGCACGATTCCGAACTGGGGGAGGATCACCTCGTTCGGAATCGTGCAGACCCTCGTTCGGATTCCGAACCGGGCTTGAACACCAGTGTTTCCGGCGTAGTTCGGAATCCGAACGCCGCTTGTACTGTATTAAAAGAAAGTACTTGTACTGTACCGCGCGCGACCCCGGCGGTGGATAACCTGCTCTGGCCCACTCAGCTGCACCTGAGCCCAAGCGAGCATCAGGCCCTCACTGTGGCGCTGAACAAGCTCAAACCAGCGGATCGGCAGGCGGTACTCAACGAAGCGGGTGCACGCTGTACGGCAGGAAGTGTCCGCAAGCCAGCGGCCTATCTGATGGGCCTAATCCAGCGCGCACTGAAAGGCGACTTTCGGCCTTGGGCGGGTCAGACAGAGCCCTCACCCGTTGCAGAACCGCCCCCAACGGCACCGTCACGCCCATCCCGAAAACAGGGCGAACCCACCTCCGCCCTCGCCCAAGCGTGCCTGAATGAGCTACGCCAACTGTGCGGCAAACGCCCTGGACATCAGTAG
- a CDS encoding ParB family protein, whose product MKKLSQEEITDKLHQDHFPRGPELERLSDPLTDTPMLVTLEQLRPYEHNPRFIRNPLYDDIKASIRERGLDQPPPITRRPGETYFIIRNGGNTRLAILGELWQETRDERFFRIHCLFRPWSNEITALLGHLAESDLHGQLTFIERALAVAKLKTMLEPDGAVLSQRELARRLAAGGYPISQSHISRMLDTLEHLLPAIPQTLYAGLGKPQIERLIGLRSQAERTWNRYPTAPIAFADFWLDTLGYFDADPESFDLEQLQDELLERMSHLLGQSYRMLALELSDTQRVISTPGIVVTTPSENNHLLSVDVAAAGAPSSEPHSKSTDARPQTEPTREDLLTPPETNVVSAVSPQSRVQQIREQIDLETATDAASSVDTYAIDDIWTITPALDSPEQLRLAIATLAREMAAYAGDPESIIGQPLGLGFALNIERVDLAAPRATGVHLLLMALLRAQDDVNWEDRKQLPSALFGQLLLGIYQLPLPDRPAMDVGLERLPDRLLIKLYRLIRLARRLIDLTIPPEDSSPKELP is encoded by the coding sequence ATGAAAAAGCTTAGTCAGGAGGAGATCACCGACAAACTACACCAGGACCACTTCCCTCGAGGTCCAGAACTGGAGCGACTGTCTGACCCACTTACTGACACGCCGATGCTGGTCACTCTGGAGCAGTTGCGACCCTACGAACATAACCCGCGTTTCATCCGTAATCCGCTGTATGACGATATTAAGGCCTCGATCCGTGAGCGAGGGCTGGATCAACCACCACCGATTACCCGCCGCCCGGGTGAGACCTATTTCATCATTCGCAACGGCGGTAATACGCGCTTGGCGATTCTCGGCGAACTGTGGCAGGAAACCCGCGACGAGCGCTTCTTCCGCATTCATTGCCTGTTCCGACCTTGGAGCAATGAAATCACCGCCCTACTCGGCCATCTGGCCGAAAGCGATCTTCACGGCCAACTCACCTTCATCGAACGTGCTCTGGCGGTAGCCAAACTCAAAACCATGCTCGAACCAGATGGAGCTGTGCTCTCACAGCGTGAGCTGGCACGACGTCTTGCCGCTGGAGGCTATCCGATTTCGCAGTCGCACATCAGCCGGATGCTCGACACCCTCGAACACTTACTACCCGCCATTCCACAAACTCTGTATGCCGGATTGGGTAAGCCCCAGATCGAACGTCTAATCGGCCTACGCAGCCAGGCAGAACGAACCTGGAACCGCTATCCAACCGCCCCCATCGCGTTCGCCGATTTTTGGCTCGATACACTGGGTTACTTCGATGCCGACCCCGAATCCTTCGATCTTGAGCAGCTCCAGGATGAACTGCTCGAACGCATGAGCCACTTGCTCGGACAGTCCTACCGTATGTTGGCCTTGGAACTGAGCGACACCCAGCGAGTCATCTCAACGCCGGGCATCGTCGTGACCACACCCTCAGAGAACAACCATCTGCTGAGCGTTGATGTCGCCGCGGCAGGAGCTCCCTCCTCCGAGCCCCATTCCAAATCAACGGATGCCAGACCCCAGACCGAACCAACGCGAGAGGATTTGCTTACACCGCCTGAAACGAACGTCGTTTCAGCGGTCAGTCCTCAATCACGCGTTCAACAGATTCGTGAACAGATCGATCTCGAGACCGCCACCGACGCAGCATCTTCGGTCGACACCTATGCGATCGACGACATCTGGACTATCACACCAGCACTGGATAGCCCCGAACAACTGCGTTTGGCCATTGCCACACTGGCGCGGGAAATGGCGGCCTATGCCGGAGACCCCGAGAGCATCATCGGTCAGCCGCTTGGCTTGGGCTTCGCCCTGAACATCGAGCGAGTTGATCTTGCAGCACCTCGCGCAACCGGCGTTCACCTACTGCTCATGGCCCTGCTGCGCGCTCAAGACGACGTCAACTGGGAGGATCGCAAGCAACTGCCCTCAGCCCTGTTCGGCCAGCTGCTGCTGGGGATTTACCAACTTCCGTTGCCAGACCGTCCCGCCATGGATGTGGGACTGGAGCGGCTGCCCGACAGGCTGTTAATCAAACTGTATCGCCTGATCCGCCTGGCCCGGCGTCTGATCGACTTAACGATTCCCCCTGAAGACAGCTCACCGAAGGAGCTGCCATGA
- a CDS encoding DUF2857 domain-containing protein: MNLSFNVLNQAMLTQVLHELRQGNLQRCKALGLGEDDIYLLQSLPPTTLSRLAHATIPWVEIKIDSPVLHRLIEQAERDEQNERLINRALKLGASSTIMYQCFGLAHSETALRRRLLKIVTRKGRPQHLSEAQEHALWQRWCQLRAQDGTEDQLDAMMMLAEEQQISLTIVWQQIDQYSNDT, translated from the coding sequence ATGAACCTGTCCTTCAATGTGCTCAACCAGGCCATGCTGACCCAGGTACTGCATGAGCTGCGCCAGGGTAACCTGCAGCGCTGCAAGGCACTCGGACTGGGTGAGGACGACATCTACCTGTTGCAATCCTTACCGCCCACTACGTTGTCGCGCCTGGCCCATGCAACCATCCCCTGGGTTGAGATCAAGATTGACTCGCCGGTGCTGCATCGGTTGATCGAGCAAGCCGAACGTGACGAGCAGAACGAGCGCTTGATCAACCGCGCGCTCAAGCTCGGCGCCAGCAGTACCATCATGTACCAATGCTTTGGCTTGGCGCATTCGGAAACCGCCCTGCGTCGACGTCTGCTCAAGATAGTAACCCGTAAGGGCCGCCCTCAGCATTTGAGTGAAGCCCAGGAACACGCGCTCTGGCAGCGTTGGTGCCAGCTACGCGCTCAGGACGGTACCGAGGATCAGCTCGACGCCATGATGATGCTGGCCGAAGAGCAACAGATCAGCTTGACCATCGTCTGGCAGCAGATCGACCAGTACAGCAACGACACATGA
- a CDS encoding DNA topoisomerase III: MRLFLCEKPSQGRDIAKVLGATRRGDGCLIGTETTVTWCIGHLLETASPEAYGAQFKSWSLDHLPIIPAQWQIEVKPKTAAQFKVIKRLLSKATTVVIATDADREGEMIARELLELCKYRGPVQRLWLSALNEASIRKALSSLKSGQETFPLYHSALARSRADWLIGMNLSRLFTLLGRRAGYDGVLSVGRVQTPTLRLVVDRDRAIASFVPVPYWNVEVHLSSRGQRFIASWLPPSSGQDEAGRCLQQALASQTVQAISCSKTATVLSLQTEHFREAAPLPFDLSTLQEVCSRKLGLGVQEVLNIAQALYETYKATTYPRSDCRYLPESMFNEVPGVFDALLKTDPTLRPAFGRLDRSLHSRVWNDAKVTAHHGIIPTTEPANLARMSEQERQVYELIRSHYLAQFLPSHEFDRTQVELECGEERLTAVGKQILVQGWKGLLSENTEDDEPSHKSQVLPVLQQGTQCAVNDVELKSMRTAAPKPLTEGDLIKAMKNVAKLVNDPRLKQKLRDTTGIGTEATRAGIIKGLIDRGYLLKKKRALMASAAAHTLIEAVPAAIADPGMTAIWEQALDEIETGRLTLDAFVAKQANWIAQLVAHCGTLILPIAVETGPGCPMCNASMLRRKGKSGPFWSCSRYPDCKGTVSISKDTRRS; this comes from the coding sequence ATGCGCCTCTTCCTCTGCGAAAAACCTTCCCAGGGTCGGGACATCGCCAAGGTACTCGGGGCCACTCGGCGTGGTGATGGTTGCCTGATTGGCACAGAGACAACCGTCACCTGGTGTATCGGTCACCTGCTGGAGACAGCATCGCCTGAAGCCTATGGCGCGCAATTCAAGAGTTGGTCGTTAGATCATCTACCGATCATTCCCGCGCAGTGGCAGATCGAGGTCAAACCCAAGACTGCGGCACAGTTCAAAGTCATCAAGCGCCTGCTCAGTAAAGCCACCACCGTCGTCATCGCGACCGACGCCGACCGCGAAGGTGAAATGATTGCCCGCGAGTTACTGGAACTCTGCAAGTATCGAGGCCCCGTTCAGCGCCTCTGGTTGTCGGCACTCAACGAGGCGTCGATTCGCAAAGCATTGTCCTCGCTGAAGTCTGGTCAGGAGACCTTCCCGCTCTATCACTCAGCCCTCGCCCGCAGCCGTGCTGACTGGCTGATCGGCATGAACCTCAGTCGTTTGTTTACCCTCCTCGGTCGGCGGGCAGGCTACGACGGCGTGCTGTCGGTTGGACGCGTACAGACACCCACTTTACGCCTAGTGGTCGATCGGGATCGTGCGATTGCCAGTTTCGTTCCGGTGCCCTACTGGAACGTTGAAGTGCACCTATCGTCGAGGGGTCAGCGATTCATCGCATCGTGGTTACCGCCAAGCTCAGGGCAGGACGAAGCGGGTCGTTGCCTGCAACAGGCGCTTGCCAGTCAAACGGTCCAAGCGATCTCTTGCAGCAAGACCGCCACAGTACTCTCGCTGCAGACTGAGCATTTCCGCGAAGCGGCGCCCCTGCCCTTCGACTTGAGCACGCTGCAAGAAGTCTGCTCGCGCAAGTTGGGACTCGGCGTTCAGGAAGTCCTGAATATCGCCCAGGCTCTGTATGAAACCTACAAAGCCACCACCTACCCGCGCAGTGATTGTCGCTATTTACCCGAAAGTATGTTCAACGAGGTACCTGGGGTATTCGATGCCCTGCTCAAAACCGATCCCACCCTGCGGCCCGCATTCGGAAGACTCGATCGATCACTGCACTCCCGCGTGTGGAACGATGCCAAGGTCACCGCGCACCACGGCATCATTCCCACCACCGAGCCGGCGAACCTCGCGCGGATGTCCGAACAAGAACGCCAAGTCTACGAACTGATTCGTAGCCACTACCTCGCGCAATTTCTTCCGTCTCATGAGTTTGATCGAACCCAGGTCGAACTGGAATGTGGCGAAGAACGATTGACCGCTGTTGGCAAACAGATCCTGGTCCAGGGCTGGAAAGGCTTGCTCTCCGAAAACACCGAAGACGATGAGCCCAGTCACAAGTCCCAAGTATTGCCCGTCCTGCAACAGGGTACTCAGTGCGCAGTGAACGACGTCGAACTCAAGTCCATGCGCACTGCCGCTCCCAAACCTCTCACCGAAGGCGACCTGATCAAGGCGATGAAAAATGTGGCCAAGCTGGTCAACGACCCACGCCTGAAACAGAAACTTCGGGACACCACCGGTATCGGTACCGAAGCCACGCGAGCCGGCATCATCAAGGGGTTGATTGATCGCGGTTACTTGCTGAAGAAAAAACGCGCCTTAATGGCCTCCGCAGCGGCCCATACCCTGATTGAGGCGGTACCCGCCGCAATCGCAGATCCGGGCATGACCGCGATCTGGGAACAGGCCCTGGACGAAATCGAAACGGGACGCCTGACCCTTGATGCGTTCGTCGCCAAGCAGGCGAACTGGATTGCGCAGTTGGTTGCACACTGCGGAACGCTCATCTTGCCAATAGCGGTCGAAACCGGCCCGGGCTGCCCCATGTGCAACGCTTCAATGCTCAGGCGAAAGGGGAAATCAGGGCCGTTCTGGTCATGCTCCCGCTACCCAGATTGCAAGGGCACTGTGTCGATCAGTAAAGATACGCGTCGCTCATGA
- a CDS encoding ParA family protein: MRVVSVISTKGGVGKTTVAANLGGLLADAGLRVLLLDLDSQPTLSSYYALKQKADAGAYEFIALNLTTLAEIVSKTVIPGLDLILSSDDQGRLSTLLLHAPDGRLRLRNLLDAFRPSYDLLLIDTQGARSVLLEMAILASDLALSPITPEMLAARELHRGTLKLLSELEPFRLLGITPPPLRLLLNQVNAIRVDTRMIIRGLRETFAGATNISVLETVVPDRVAYLNAASLGLPAHRIETRQSRERRSPSALQTMQALAIELFPEWREAISRLGR; this comes from the coding sequence ATGCGTGTGGTATCGGTGATTTCCACCAAAGGTGGCGTGGGCAAAACAACGGTGGCCGCGAATCTCGGCGGTCTTCTGGCAGATGCGGGTCTGCGCGTTCTGCTGCTGGACCTGGATAGCCAACCTACCCTCTCCAGCTATTACGCCTTGAAACAGAAGGCTGATGCGGGTGCATACGAGTTCATCGCACTCAATCTAACAACGCTTGCAGAGATTGTTTCCAAGACGGTCATTCCAGGGCTCGATTTGATCCTTTCCAGCGACGATCAAGGCCGACTGAGCACCTTATTGCTGCATGCCCCTGATGGGCGACTGCGCCTGCGCAATTTGCTGGATGCCTTCCGCCCCAGTTATGACCTGCTTTTGATCGACACCCAGGGCGCACGTAGCGTGCTGCTGGAGATGGCCATCCTCGCCTCCGATCTCGCCCTCTCTCCCATCACGCCGGAAATGCTCGCCGCTCGCGAACTGCACCGCGGCACCTTGAAGCTGCTCAGTGAGCTCGAACCGTTCCGCCTCCTGGGAATTACACCGCCCCCTTTGCGACTGCTCCTGAACCAGGTGAATGCCATTCGAGTGGACACACGGATGATCATCCGTGGCCTGCGCGAGACCTTCGCTGGGGCGACCAATATCTCGGTTCTAGAAACCGTAGTTCCAGACCGAGTGGCGTACCTCAATGCCGCCTCCCTCGGCCTACCGGCCCACCGAATCGAGACGCGTCAGTCACGCGAACGACGCTCGCCATCAGCGCTGCAAACCATGCAAGCGCTGGCCATCGAACTGTTTCCGGAATGGCGCGAAGCGATCTCCAGGTTGGGCAGATGA
- a CDS encoding PFL_4669 family integrating conjugative element protein: protein MADHYQLNLGSLRSSITLTLHTHHAARIWQGRTAREGVHSIMGMAGYISVTNLIKQTAAQDDPYADWAIVQLEEKLMQAKAGMLELTQQLDRIRQDLPTQIDMGDNLNIHPVTLPLYIGSQLGFLAVYLLTDYDTLVRRTLLAHHTALIGRVDMEAWIDDGAHLLRSLFGQAQRYRHAGVTRDDMAANNARALAAIDKLGLPPMDILEGHRRSQFAPQIIRRGAVAVAVAVAVDDADALAEEAREPSATVDEPEDEA, encoded by the coding sequence GTGGCCGATCACTATCAACTCAACCTGGGGTCATTGCGCAGCAGCATCACCCTGACCCTGCACACTCACCACGCCGCCCGTATCTGGCAAGGGCGGACCGCACGCGAAGGCGTTCACTCGATCATGGGCATGGCCGGCTACATCAGTGTCACCAACCTGATCAAACAAACCGCGGCTCAGGACGATCCCTATGCCGACTGGGCCATCGTGCAACTCGAAGAAAAACTGATGCAGGCCAAGGCTGGGATGCTGGAACTGACCCAACAGCTGGATCGGATAAGACAGGACCTGCCGACACAGATCGACATGGGCGACAACCTCAACATCCACCCCGTCACCTTGCCGTTGTACATCGGCAGCCAGCTGGGTTTTCTGGCGGTCTACCTGCTGACCGACTACGACACCCTGGTGCGTCGTACCCTATTGGCCCATCACACCGCCTTGATCGGCCGCGTCGACATGGAAGCCTGGATCGATGACGGCGCCCATCTGCTGCGCAGCCTGTTCGGCCAGGCGCAGCGCTATCGGCATGCCGGTGTCACACGCGATGACATGGCGGCGAACAACGCCCGTGCCCTGGCAGCCATCGATAAATTGGGTTTGCCCCCCATGGACATTCTAGAGGGTCATCGCCGCTCCCAGTTCGCGCCACAGATCATTCGTCGTGGTGCTGTGGCAGTGGCAGTGGCAGTGGCAGTGGATGACGCTGACGCATTGGCAGAGGAAGCGAGAGAGCCATCTGCGACGGTGGATGAGCCGGAGGACGAAGCATGA
- a CDS encoding DUF3158 family protein, which produces MNLMIPAQPMPFEALTPDAYRQLEHAASLKGLLKPFKGKGELDHLAQVAREIEAQLCHLMEAVVQQAGQPPYSLLDIRLVLQNTSAGSTFLRWRTRDFARMGVAVWERQVRNKTQPQAVREGLRRFECDRIALNLQMSVVHSLYRQATTCAIKMDNAERLLHQFTTPVEVSR; this is translated from the coding sequence ATGAATCTCATGATCCCGGCTCAACCAATGCCCTTCGAAGCCTTAACACCGGATGCCTATCGACAGCTCGAACACGCTGCCTCCCTAAAAGGCCTTTTAAAACCTTTTAAGGGTAAGGGGGAGTTGGACCACCTGGCGCAGGTGGCGAGGGAAATCGAGGCGCAGTTATGTCACCTGATGGAGGCTGTTGTGCAGCAAGCCGGGCAGCCCCCGTACTCACTGCTGGATATTCGATTGGTGCTGCAGAACACCAGCGCGGGCAGCACCTTTTTGCGTTGGCGCACCCGTGACTTCGCCCGCATGGGGGTTGCGGTCTGGGAACGCCAGGTCCGCAACAAGACCCAACCGCAGGCCGTACGCGAGGGGTTGCGCCGTTTCGAATGCGACCGCATTGCACTGAACCTACAGATGAGCGTAGTGCATTCGCTCTACCGCCAGGCCACGACCTGCGCGATCAAAATGGACAACGCCGAACGGCTGCTGCACCAGTTCACAACACCAGTGGAGGTATCACGATGA